A single region of the Marinitoga litoralis genome encodes:
- the pulA gene encoding type I pullulanase produces MKKALFTIMLLVFSVMILANFPVYGLGKTAEDFGGKTVLILHYHRFDENYDGWNLWVWPHKPESLEGHAYQFTGKDEFGPYAIIVLDEKHTELGYIVRLNEWQAKDVAKDRFVKIPDSGVAEIWVVTSVEEPYTKVEDIDISPRVLSAIMDSSTEIKVNLTTPFDTKDWKGKVHVYSEGKELSIKDVVKLDPTDISVTNKIKIILNNPFNDVDLNLEVKLDNYVGNNVIMRGILDEYYYSENDLGITYSKDYTLFKVWSPVSKTAELLLYKNYASTTPDKVYKMEKSKEGVWSVKVKGDLKGWYYKYRFYSYGKYRETVDPYSIAVSINSEKSAIIDLKDTNPENWDKDIRPVFVNPEDAIIYEIHVKDFTINENSGVKEELRGKYLGLVQENTKSPSGIKTGLDHLKELGITHVHIMPIQDIYFIDETKFKEQYGWGYDPKLYNVPDGFYSINPFDPNSRIKEVKEMVKKFHENNIRVILDVVYNHTAVVGEGSAFDQTVPYYYYRTDDTGHYTNGSGVGNEIATERPMVRKFIVDSVKYWVNEYHVDGFRFDLMGLIDKKTMETISKELHNIDESILIYGEPWTGGGPLLFGKGDQKGLQIAVFNDDIRNSIRGSVFDAKIKGFGLGSLGKETGIKRGVVASIEYDSKIKLWASDPEETINYVSNHDNHTLWDKNALALGYEPWKEEIPDNIEELLKKSQKFSNAIILTSQGIAFLHGGVDFARTKMGDHNPYNKEKPNVFDWDRKEKYYDIFEYYVGLIKLRKNHPAFRMTDTEMIKNHIEFLKTPKKRMVAYIIKNNANNDPWKNILVIYNANSSKIQFNLPEGKWNVVVNDKKSGTDIIEVVEDSIILEPLSVYVLYQE; encoded by the coding sequence ATGAAAAAAGCACTATTTACTATTATGTTATTAGTTTTTTCTGTAATGATTTTAGCTAACTTTCCTGTATATGGGTTAGGTAAAACTGCTGAAGATTTTGGGGGTAAAACAGTATTAATTTTGCATTATCATCGTTTTGATGAAAATTACGATGGTTGGAACTTATGGGTTTGGCCTCATAAACCTGAATCATTAGAGGGTCATGCATATCAATTTACCGGAAAAGATGAATTTGGACCATATGCTATTATTGTATTGGATGAAAAACATACTGAATTAGGATATATAGTTCGTTTAAATGAGTGGCAAGCGAAAGATGTTGCGAAAGATAGGTTTGTAAAGATTCCTGATTCTGGTGTAGCTGAGATTTGGGTAGTTACAAGTGTAGAAGAGCCATATACAAAAGTAGAAGATATTGATATTAGTCCAAGAGTTTTAAGCGCTATAATGGATTCATCTACAGAAATAAAAGTGAATTTAACAACACCATTTGATACAAAAGATTGGAAAGGAAAAGTACATGTATATTCTGAAGGTAAAGAATTAAGCATAAAAGATGTTGTTAAATTAGATCCTACAGATATATCAGTAACAAATAAAATAAAAATAATCTTAAATAATCCTTTTAATGATGTTGATTTAAATTTAGAAGTTAAGCTGGATAATTATGTTGGAAATAATGTAATAATGAGAGGTATTTTAGATGAATATTATTATTCAGAAAATGATTTAGGTATAACATATTCTAAGGATTATACATTATTTAAAGTTTGGTCGCCAGTTTCAAAAACTGCAGAATTATTATTGTATAAAAATTATGCATCAACAACTCCTGATAAAGTGTATAAAATGGAAAAATCTAAAGAAGGAGTATGGTCTGTAAAGGTTAAAGGAGATCTCAAAGGATGGTATTATAAATACAGATTTTATTCATATGGAAAATATAGAGAAACTGTAGATCCTTATTCAATAGCTGTTTCTATTAATTCTGAAAAATCAGCTATTATTGATTTAAAAGATACAAATCCAGAAAATTGGGATAAAGATATTAGACCAGTATTTGTTAACCCTGAAGATGCAATTATATATGAGATTCATGTAAAAGATTTTACTATAAATGAAAACTCTGGAGTAAAAGAAGAATTAAGAGGAAAATATTTAGGATTAGTCCAAGAAAATACTAAAAGCCCAAGTGGTATTAAAACAGGATTAGATCATTTAAAAGAATTAGGTATTACTCATGTACATATTATGCCAATTCAAGATATATATTTTATTGATGAAACTAAATTTAAAGAACAATATGGTTGGGGATACGACCCTAAATTATATAATGTTCCAGATGGATTTTATTCAATAAATCCATTTGATCCTAATTCAAGAATAAAAGAAGTAAAAGAAATGGTAAAAAAATTCCATGAAAACAATATTAGAGTAATACTAGATGTTGTATATAATCATACTGCAGTTGTTGGTGAAGGTTCAGCATTTGATCAAACAGTTCCGTATTATTACTATAGAACAGATGATACAGGACATTATACAAATGGGTCTGGAGTAGGTAATGAAATTGCAACAGAAAGACCTATGGTTAGAAAGTTTATTGTTGATTCTGTGAAATATTGGGTAAATGAATATCATGTAGATGGTTTTAGATTTGATTTAATGGGATTAATAGATAAAAAAACAATGGAAACTATTAGCAAAGAATTACATAATATAGATGAATCAATATTAATATATGGAGAACCTTGGACAGGTGGAGGACCATTATTATTTGGTAAAGGTGATCAAAAAGGATTACAAATAGCAGTGTTTAATGATGATATTAGAAATTCTATAAGAGGTAGTGTTTTTGATGCTAAAATAAAAGGTTTTGGTTTGGGTTCATTAGGTAAAGAAACTGGAATAAAAAGAGGTGTAGTAGCTTCTATTGAATATGATTCTAAAATAAAACTATGGGCAAGCGATCCAGAAGAAACTATTAATTATGTATCTAATCACGATAATCATACATTATGGGATAAAAATGCATTAGCTTTAGGTTATGAACCATGGAAAGAAGAAATTCCAGATAATATTGAAGAATTATTGAAAAAATCACAGAAATTTTCAAATGCTATAATTTTAACTTCCCAAGGAATTGCGTTTTTACATGGTGGAGTTGATTTTGCAAGAACAAAAATGGGAGATCATAATCCATATAATAAGGAAAAACCAAATGTTTTCGATTGGGATAGAAAAGAGAAATATTATGATATATTTGAATATTATGTAGGATTGATAAAACTAAGAAAAAATCATCCAGCATTTAGAATGACTGATACTGAAATGATTAAGAATCATATAGAATTTTTAAAGACACCTAAAAAGAGAATGGTTGCTTATATTATAAAAAATAATGCAAACAACGATCCATGGAAAAATATTTTAGTAATATATAATGCAAACTCATCAAAGATTCAATTTAATTTACCAGAAGGAAAATGGAATGTTGTAGTAAATGACAAAAAATCAGGTACCGATATTATAGAAGTTGTAGAAGATTCAATTATATTAGAACCGTTATCAGTATATGTTTTGTATCAAGAATAA
- the rpsJ gene encoding 30S ribosomal protein S10 has protein sequence MAKKIIKIRLKSYDHRLLDESSQKIIDAVKQSNAKVSGPIPLPTEKTIYSVIRSPHKYNYSREQFEKRVHKRVIYIYDATQETVTQLLKIQLPSGVSVDMKA, from the coding sequence ATGGCAAAAAAAATAATCAAGATAAGATTAAAATCATATGATCATAGATTATTAGATGAATCATCACAAAAGATCATAGATGCTGTTAAACAAAGTAATGCAAAAGTATCAGGACCAATTCCGTTACCAACAGAAAAAACAATATATTCAGTTATAAGATCACCACATAAATACAATTATTCAAGAGAACAATTTGAAAAAAGAGTACATAAAAGAGTTATTTATATTTACGATGCAACTCAAGAAACAGTTACACAGTTATTGAAGATACAATTACCATCAGGTGTATCAGTAGATATGAAGGCTTAA
- the tuf gene encoding elongation factor Tu, with translation MAKEKFVRSKPHMNIGTIGHIDHGKTTLTAAITKSLSMKGYADFTPFDQIDKAPEEKARGITINVSHVEYETDNRHYAHIDCPGHADYIKNMITGAAQMDGAILVVAATDGVMPQTREHVLLSRQVNVPAIVVFINKTDMVDDEEIIELVEMEVRELLNQYEFPGDEVPVIKGSALKALEADSTDDPWVQKIYELMDAVDSYFPEPARPVDQPFLMPIEDVFSITGRGTVVTGRIERGAIHPGDEVEIVGMTDEIRKTVVTGVEMFRKLLDEGIAGDNVGCLLRGIDKDEVWRGQVLAKPGSITPHKKFKAQIYVLKKEEGGRHTPFKKGYRPQFYIKVADVTGTLVEFEGGAEMVMPGDHITATVELIYPVALEKNMRFAVREGGRTVGAGVVTEIIE, from the coding sequence ATGGCAAAAGAAAAGTTCGTCAGAAGCAAACCACATATGAACATTGGTACTATCGGACATATTGACCACGGTAAAACAACATTAACAGCTGCTATTACAAAATCTTTATCAATGAAAGGTTATGCAGATTTCACACCATTCGATCAAATCGATAAAGCTCCAGAAGAAAAAGCTAGAGGTATTACAATTAACGTATCACACGTTGAATACGAAACAGATAACAGACACTACGCACACATCGACTGTCCAGGTCACGCTGACTACATTAAAAACATGATTACTGGTGCTGCACAAATGGACGGTGCTATCTTAGTTGTTGCTGCAACAGACGGTGTTATGCCACAAACAAGAGAACACGTATTATTATCAAGACAAGTTAATGTTCCTGCTATAGTTGTTTTCATTAATAAAACAGATATGGTTGACGATGAAGAAATTATCGAATTAGTTGAAATGGAAGTTAGAGAATTATTAAATCAATACGAATTCCCAGGAGACGAAGTTCCTGTTATTAAAGGTTCAGCTTTAAAAGCATTAGAAGCTGACTCAACAGACGATCCATGGGTACAAAAAATCTACGAATTAATGGATGCAGTAGATAGCTACTTCCCAGAACCAGCAAGACCAGTAGATCAACCATTCTTAATGCCAATCGAAGACGTATTCTCAATTACAGGTAGAGGTACAGTTGTTACAGGAAGAATCGAAAGAGGTGCTATCCACCCAGGAGATGAAGTAGAAATCGTTGGTATGACAGATGAAATTAGAAAAACAGTTGTAACTGGTGTTGAAATGTTCAGAAAATTATTAGACGAAGGTATCGCTGGTGACAACGTTGGTTGTTTATTAAGAGGTATCGATAAAGATGAAGTTTGGAGAGGTCAAGTATTAGCAAAACCAGGATCAATTACACCTCATAAAAAATTCAAAGCTCAAATCTACGTATTAAAGAAAGAAGAAGGTGGAAGACATACACCATTCAAAAAAGGTTACAGACCACAATTCTACATCAAAGTTGCTGACGTTACAGGTACATTAGTAGAATTTGAAGGTGGAGCAGAAATGGTAATGCCAGGTGACCACATCACAGCAACAGTAGAATTAATCTATCCAGTAGCTTTAGAAAAGAATATGAGATTTGCTGTTCGTGAAGGTGGAAGAACAGTAGGTGCTGGTGTTGTTACAGAAATAATAGAATAA
- the rpsG gene encoding 30S ribosomal protein S7, whose product MRRRRAPKRPVAPDPIYNDVLVSKLVVRIMKDGKKTVAQSIVYGAFDIIKEKLEKDPLEVYHQAVENVRPLIEVRPRRVGGATYQVPFEVPEDRAISLALRWIVKAARDKSGRPMKERLAQELIDAYNGVGASVKKRDDVHKMAEANKAFAHYRW is encoded by the coding sequence ATGAGAAGAAGAAGAGCGCCAAAGAGACCTGTAGCTCCTGATCCAATTTATAATGATGTTTTAGTTTCAAAATTAGTTGTTAGAATTATGAAAGATGGTAAAAAAACAGTTGCTCAATCAATAGTGTATGGAGCATTTGATATAATAAAAGAAAAATTAGAAAAAGATCCATTAGAAGTATATCATCAAGCAGTAGAAAATGTAAGACCATTAATCGAAGTAAGACCAAGAAGGGTTGGTGGTGCTACATACCAAGTTCCATTTGAAGTTCCAGAAGATAGAGCTATATCTTTAGCATTAAGATGGATTGTAAAAGCTGCTAGAGATAAATCTGGAAGACCAATGAAAGAAAGATTAGCTCAAGAATTAATCGATGCATATAACGGTGTTGGTGCTTCTGTTAAAAAGAGAGACGATGTACATAAAATGGCTGAAGCTAATAAGGCTTTCGCACATTACCGCTGGTAA
- the fusA gene encoding elongation factor G encodes MKERLYSLNKTRNIGIIAHIDAGKTTTTERILFYTGKKHKLGSVDDGTATMDWMEQEKERGITITSAATTCFWRDHRINIIDTPGHVDFTVEVERALRVLDGAVAVFDAQVGVEPQSETVWRQADRYNVPRIAYMNKMDKLGADFFNAVQSMVDKLGANPLPLQIPIGAESDFEGVVDLVKMKAVYWVSEDGTQFEYRDIPEDLVEKADQYREDLITAISEFDEEIMELFFEGEEIPEEKIKAAIRKGTIESAFVPVVCGTSFKNKGVQPVLDAIVDYLPSPLDLPPVKAYDDRSGEFVKELHPDENGPFVALAFKIMVDPFVGKLTFARVYSGKLEKGSYVKNTTKGKKERVSRLLFMHSDQREEVDYIRAGDIVAIVGLKNTTTGDTLTEENEEIVLEKLEFPEPVISLSIEPETKNDEAKLSKALQALVEEDPSLNVKLDHETGETILSGMGELHLEIIVDRLKREFKVGVKVGQPQVAYRETIKESADIESKYIRQSGGRGQYGHVKIKIEPIENTKVLEFEDKIVGGVIPKEYIPAVEAGIREAMQSGILAGYPMVGVKATLYDGSYHEVDSSEMAFKIAGSMALKDAARKAKPVLLEPIMKVDITTPEEYMGDIIADLNSRRGRIEGFENVGNTNTRLIHSLVPLSELFGYATVLRSLSQGRATQSIQFSHYEEVPASVAEKLINK; translated from the coding sequence TTGAAAGAGCGGTTATATTCATTAAATAAGACAAGAAATATAGGAATCATTGCACATATAGATGCAGGAAAAACTACTACAACAGAAAGAATTTTGTTCTATACAGGTAAAAAACATAAGTTAGGTTCTGTTGATGACGGAACTGCTACAATGGACTGGATGGAACAAGAAAAAGAAAGAGGTATTACAATTACTTCAGCTGCTACAACATGTTTCTGGAGAGATCACAGAATTAATATTATTGATACTCCAGGTCACGTTGACTTTACAGTTGAAGTTGAAAGGGCTTTAAGAGTATTAGATGGTGCTGTAGCAGTTTTTGATGCTCAAGTTGGTGTTGAACCACAATCAGAAACAGTTTGGAGACAAGCAGATAGATATAATGTTCCAAGAATTGCATATATGAATAAAATGGATAAACTTGGAGCAGATTTCTTTAATGCAGTACAATCAATGGTTGATAAATTAGGTGCAAATCCATTACCTTTACAAATTCCAATTGGAGCAGAATCAGATTTTGAAGGTGTAGTGGATTTAGTAAAAATGAAAGCTGTTTATTGGGTAAGTGAAGATGGAACTCAATTTGAATATAGAGATATTCCTGAAGATTTAGTAGAAAAAGCTGATCAATACAGAGAAGATTTAATTACAGCAATTTCTGAATTTGATGAAGAAATAATGGAATTGTTCTTTGAAGGTGAAGAAATTCCAGAAGAAAAAATAAAAGCTGCTATAAGAAAAGGAACAATAGAAAGTGCATTTGTACCAGTAGTATGTGGAACATCATTTAAAAACAAAGGTGTTCAACCAGTATTAGATGCAATTGTTGATTATTTACCATCTCCTTTAGATTTACCACCTGTTAAAGCATACGATGATAGATCAGGAGAATTCGTAAAAGAATTACATCCAGATGAAAACGGTCCATTTGTTGCTTTAGCATTTAAAATTATGGTAGATCCATTTGTAGGTAAATTAACATTTGCAAGAGTATATTCTGGTAAATTAGAAAAAGGTAGTTATGTAAAAAATACTACAAAAGGTAAAAAAGAAAGAGTTTCAAGATTGTTATTCATGCATTCAGATCAAAGAGAAGAAGTGGATTACATCAGAGCTGGAGATATTGTAGCTATAGTAGGTTTAAAGAATACAACAACTGGTGATACATTAACTGAAGAAAATGAAGAAATAGTTTTAGAAAAATTAGAATTCCCAGAACCAGTTATCTCATTATCAATTGAACCTGAAACAAAAAATGACGAAGCAAAATTATCAAAAGCTTTACAAGCATTAGTTGAAGAAGATCCAAGTTTAAATGTTAAACTTGATCATGAAACAGGAGAAACTATTCTTTCCGGTATGGGAGAATTACATTTAGAAATTATCGTTGATAGATTAAAGAGAGAATTTAAAGTTGGAGTTAAAGTTGGACAACCACAAGTTGCATATAGAGAAACAATAAAAGAATCAGCTGATATAGAATCAAAATACATCAGACAATCAGGTGGTAGAGGTCAATACGGTCACGTAAAGATCAAAATTGAACCAATAGAAAATACAAAAGTATTAGAATTTGAAGATAAAATCGTTGGTGGGGTTATTCCAAAAGAATATATTCCTGCAGTTGAAGCTGGTATAAGAGAAGCTATGCAATCAGGTATTTTAGCTGGATATCCAATGGTTGGTGTAAAAGCTACATTATATGATGGTTCATACCACGAAGTTGACTCATCAGAAATGGCATTTAAAATTGCTGGTTCTATGGCTTTAAAAGATGCAGCTAGAAAAGCAAAACCAGTATTATTAGAACCTATAATGAAAGTTGATATAACAACACCTGAAGAATATATGGGTGACATTATAGCTGACTTAAATTCAAGAAGAGGAAGAATTGAAGGTTTTGAAAATGTAGGTAACACAAACACAAGATTAATTCACTCATTAGTTCCATTATCAGAATTATTCGGTTATGCTACAGTATTGAGATCATTATCTCAAGGTAGAGCAACACAATCAATTCAATTCTCACATTATGAAGAAGTTCCTGCTTCAGTAGCAGAGAAATTAATAAATAAATAA
- the rpsL gene encoding 30S ribosomal protein S12: MPTINQLVRHGRKQMKKKSKSPALQSNPQKRGVCVRVSTMTPKKPNSALRKIARVRLSNGIEVTAYIPGEGHNLQEHSNVMIRGGRVKDLPGVRYKIIRGTLDTAGVEGRKQSRSKYGTKRPKK, translated from the coding sequence ATGCCAACTATAAATCAACTAGTAAGACATGGAAGAAAGCAAATGAAGAAAAAGTCAAAATCTCCAGCATTACAAAGCAACCCTCAAAAAAGAGGAGTTTGTGTAAGGGTATCAACAATGACACCTAAAAAACCTAACTCAGCTTTGAGAAAAATTGCAAGGGTTAGACTTTCAAATGGAATTGAAGTTACAGCTTACATTCCTGGTGAAGGTCATAACTTACAAGAACACTCAAACGTTATGATAAGAGGTGGAAGGGTTAAAGACTTGCCAGGTGTTAGATATAAGATTATAAGAGGTACATTAGATACAGCAGGTGTTGAAGGAAGAAAACAAAGCAGAAGTAAATACGGTACAAAAAGACCTAAGAAGTAA
- a CDS encoding MFS transporter → MFFNAFFIATQSFIIISIALYFNANPFQISIVSSFPVFTQMFQIFTPVWYKLFDNRKKSLMFVATIGRGSLVLLPIAVFLDIRNSWVFVIIMTIYSFFGTFISNIWTSFMRELVPFEQRGKYFGIRNVFSSAVGILITFIYSRFLDFPNQKNGILLVTSLVGLFSITTVILFLFHDIPNFKGETYKIDLKKPLKDKKFFKFLVFVGIWTFAIELTRPYFSYLQIAILGVKTSYLGNISVLNGIISMLLYPFYGKLSDKYGNKNILMIGISLATIAPLIYFVMTDYNYHSLILLDGIFSAFAWSAINLTFFNLLLETVSEPAENYIGVYALVSGITAIVASSIGGFLGNYLKDVVVYIVGDKYHGIQLLILAGFLLRIYALLHLTSVEAFEKPIRYKSWLISNSSIFKRRDFNFPLYFKILNPKRRLKSNDRD, encoded by the coding sequence ATGTTTTTTAATGCTTTTTTTATAGCAACTCAATCATTTATTATAATTTCAATAGCATTATATTTTAATGCTAACCCTTTTCAGATCTCAATTGTATCATCATTTCCAGTTTTTACTCAAATGTTTCAAATATTTACGCCTGTTTGGTATAAGTTATTTGATAATAGGAAGAAAAGTTTAATGTTTGTAGCAACAATTGGAAGAGGCTCCTTAGTTCTTTTGCCTATTGCTGTTTTTTTGGATATACGAAATTCATGGGTTTTTGTAATTATAATGACAATATATTCTTTTTTTGGTACATTTATTAGTAATATATGGACTTCTTTTATGAGAGAATTAGTTCCTTTTGAACAGAGAGGTAAATATTTTGGAATTAGAAATGTTTTTTCATCTGCTGTGGGAATATTAATAACATTTATTTATTCAAGATTTTTAGATTTTCCTAATCAGAAAAACGGAATATTATTAGTTACCTCATTAGTAGGGTTGTTTTCTATAACTACAGTAATATTATTTTTATTTCATGATATTCCAAATTTTAAAGGTGAGACTTATAAGATAGATTTAAAAAAGCCATTAAAAGATAAAAAGTTTTTTAAGTTCTTGGTTTTTGTTGGAATATGGACATTTGCAATTGAATTAACTAGACCATATTTTTCATATTTACAAATAGCAATTTTAGGTGTAAAAACTAGTTATTTAGGTAATATTAGTGTTTTAAATGGTATTATTTCAATGCTATTATACCCATTTTATGGTAAATTAAGCGATAAATATGGTAATAAAAATATTTTGATGATTGGTATATCATTAGCAACAATAGCTCCATTAATATATTTTGTTATGACGGATTATAATTATCATAGTTTAATATTATTAGATGGTATTTTTTCTGCATTTGCATGGTCAGCTATAAATTTAACATTTTTTAATTTATTACTTGAAACTGTCTCCGAACCAGCAGAAAATTATATAGGGGTTTATGCTTTAGTATCTGGTATTACAGCAATAGTTGCTTCAAGTATAGGTGGTTTCTTGGGAAATTATTTAAAAGATGTAGTAGTCTATATAGTAGGAGATAAATATCACGGTATTCAACTTTTAATATTAGCAGGTTTCTTATTAAGAATATACGCATTATTACACTTAACTAGTGTTGAGGCATTTGAAAAACCTATAAGATATAAGAGTTGGTTAATATCCAATTCTTCAATATTTAAAAGAAGAGATTTTAATTTCCCATTATATTTTAAAATATTAAATCCAAAAAGAAGGTTGAAAAGTAATGATAGAGATTGA
- the rplC gene encoding 50S ribosomal protein L3, protein MKGILGRKVGMTRVYKDGKAIPVTVIKAGPCVVVQKKTEEKDGYTAIQVGFEEMKEHRVNKPKLGVFKKAGVKPMRVLKEFKVEDVDAYEIGQVIDVTVFEEGEKVDVTGWSKGRGYTGVIKRWNFGGGRKTHGSKFHRALGSSGNHTEPAKVFKGKKMFGHYGNERVTVLNSEVVKIDKENNLLAVKGGVPGARGGLLIIREAIKK, encoded by the coding sequence ATGAAAGGTATTTTAGGAAGAAAAGTAGGTATGACAAGAGTTTATAAAGATGGTAAAGCCATCCCGGTCACAGTTATTAAAGCTGGACCATGTGTTGTAGTACAAAAGAAAACAGAAGAAAAAGATGGATACACAGCTATTCAAGTTGGTTTTGAAGAAATGAAAGAACACAGAGTAAATAAACCAAAGTTAGGAGTTTTCAAAAAAGCTGGAGTAAAACCTATGAGAGTATTAAAAGAATTCAAAGTTGAAGACGTTGATGCTTACGAAATAGGTCAAGTTATTGATGTAACAGTTTTTGAAGAAGGCGAAAAAGTAGACGTAACAGGTTGGTCAAAAGGTAGAGGTTATACTGGTGTAATTAAAAGATGGAATTTTGGTGGAGGAAGAAAAACTCACGGTTCTAAATTCCACAGAGCATTAGGTTCATCAGGTAACCATACAGAACCAGCAAAAGTATTTAAAGGTAAAAAGATGTTCGGACATTACGGGAATGAAAGAGTAACAGTATTAAACTCAGAAGTCGTAAAAATAGACAAAGAAAACAACCTATTAGCAGTTAAAGGTGGAGTTCCAGGTGCGAGGGGTGGATTGTTAATCATAAGAGAAGCAATCAAAAAGTAA
- the rplD gene encoding 50S ribosomal protein L4 — protein sequence MAQLDLYSVKGEKIGTIEVKDSIFSIEPNLDVLYRYVDMQLTNRRRGTASTKTRAEVRGGGRKPWAQKHTGRARAGSTRSPLWRHGGVTFGPKPRDWSKSLTKKMKRLALKSALSVRVKENNLIVVDDLTFDKPRTKSMKEVLKNFGFENTKTLVVLPWKKDEYINVKLSARNIPGVKVIIADNPNQGKDGNKTNVDGLNVFDIINNEKVILTKDTVAKIEEVLG from the coding sequence ATGGCTCAATTAGACCTTTATTCAGTTAAAGGTGAAAAAATAGGAACTATAGAAGTTAAAGATTCTATTTTTTCAATCGAACCAAATTTAGATGTATTATACAGATATGTTGATATGCAATTAACAAACAGAAGAAGAGGAACAGCATCAACAAAGACAAGAGCAGAAGTAAGAGGTGGCGGTAGAAAACCATGGGCTCAAAAACACACAGGTAGAGCAAGAGCAGGTTCTACAAGATCACCATTATGGAGACACGGTGGAGTTACATTTGGACCAAAACCAAGAGATTGGTCAAAAAGTTTAACAAAGAAAATGAAAAGATTAGCTTTAAAATCTGCTTTAAGTGTTAGAGTAAAAGAAAATAATTTAATTGTTGTTGATGATTTAACATTTGATAAACCAAGAACAAAATCAATGAAAGAAGTATTAAAGAATTTTGGATTCGAAAATACAAAAACATTAGTAGTTTTACCTTGGAAAAAAGATGAATATATAAATGTAAAATTATCAGCAAGAAATATCCCTGGAGTTAAAGTTATAATAGCTGATAATCCAAATCAAGGTAAAGATGGAAATAAAACAAATGTTGATGGATTAAATGTATTTGATATTATAAACAATGAAAAAGTAATTCTTACAAAAGATACTGTTGCAAAAATCGAGGAGGTGCTCGGCTAA
- a CDS encoding VWA-like domain-containing protein, with protein MEDVIEKAWIELGKESIFYNYLKMYFDNIPSENVRAVKLSISKNGRFKIIYNPRRLKAKGLIFTKAILKHEIFHIIHGHIFIKAKDNRDKKLWNLAMDAAINQQIRELDAFSVPLDTLLDEGCGTDNENLFVGPPMNYINKTAEEYYKWIIEYYEKSNKFDLELIDEDRIDSHDEFGNFELMEEIVSDLVSDVITETYEKSKGDIPSGLEIPISLIINKNKKNWKDLIRRFFGNSIVIEKYRTPLRPNRRYENQPGWRSLFGPKIAIIIDTSGSIIEEEYSAFFSEIENISKIYDSRIYLVQVDNSVQNVMRYGKGDWKSIDIKGKGETDLEPAILYLEENIRPEGIIIFTDGYVDVPIVKRRVLFVLSSKYNDEFKRNVEEIYGKYAVVVL; from the coding sequence ATGGAGGATGTTATAGAAAAGGCCTGGATAGAACTTGGTAAAGAAAGCATTTTTTATAATTATCTGAAAATGTATTTTGATAATATTCCATCAGAAAATGTTAGGGCAGTAAAATTGTCAATATCAAAAAACGGCAGATTTAAAATAATATACAATCCAAGAAGATTAAAAGCAAAAGGCTTAATATTTACAAAGGCGATATTAAAACATGAAATATTTCATATAATTCATGGACATATATTTATAAAAGCCAAAGATAATAGAGATAAAAAATTATGGAATTTGGCTATGGATGCTGCTATAAACCAGCAAATTAGGGAGTTAGATGCATTTTCTGTTCCGCTTGATACATTACTTGATGAGGGATGTGGTACAGATAATGAAAATCTTTTTGTCGGTCCTCCTATGAATTATATTAATAAGACTGCTGAAGAGTATTATAAATGGATAATTGAATATTATGAAAAATCAAATAAATTTGATTTGGAATTAATAGATGAAGATCGAATTGATTCACACGATGAATTTGGTAATTTTGAATTAATGGAAGAAATTGTAAGTGATTTGGTAAGTGATGTAATAACAGAAACGTATGAAAAATCAAAAGGAGATATTCCATCAGGACTGGAAATTCCAATATCTTTAATAATTAATAAAAATAAAAAAAATTGGAAGGATTTAATAAGAAGATTTTTTGGCAATTCTATAGTTATAGAAAAGTATAGAACTCCATTAAGACCAAATAGAAGGTATGAGAATCAACCAGGTTGGAGAAGTCTTTTTGGACCAAAAATAGCAATTATTATTGACACCAGTGGTTCTATAATAGAAGAAGAATATTCAGCATTTTTTTCAGAAATAGAAAATATATCAAAAATATATGATTCTAGAATATATTTGGTTCAAGTTGATAATAGTGTTCAAAACGTTATGAGATATGGAAAAGGAGATTGGAAAAGTATTGATATAAAAGGTAAAGGTGAAACAGATTTAGAACCAGCTATTCTATATCTAGAAGAAAATATTAGACCAGAAGGAATAATTATTTTTACTGATGGTTATGTAGATGTTCCTATAGTAAAAAGAAGAGTGTTATTTGTATTAAGTTCAAAATATAATGATGAATTTAAAAGAAATGTAGAAGAAATATATGGAAAATATGCCGTTGTTGTGTTATAA